A window of Exiguobacterium sp. FSL W8-0210 genomic DNA:
TCATAAAAGCGACGTACGCTGCGCGGGTCGCTTTACCGGTGATTTGTGCCTCACGTTCATCTGAGTCGGAAAATTCTGCTGTCGCAAATGAACGCGAACGGTCTTCTCGTAAAAAATAACTGACGATCGAAAGGGCGATTGAAATCATTAAGACTGGTATGACGCCCATTAAATTTAATTCCAGCGACAGGCCCGTACCGGATACAGGATCATCTTGAAATAGTTTCAGATTAGCATGAATCGCACTAATGAGATAAGCAGCTAAAAAGTAGAGACAACAATTAAGTAAAGATTGAGTGACGACACGTTTCATTTGGAATCCTCCTCTAATTGAAATAATTCCTCCACCGGTCGATCGAAGACGCGGGCAATCTGCATCGCGAGTAATAGCGATGGGGTATAGCTTCCTTTTTCAAGCGAGATGACGGTCTGGCGTGTCACGCCGATTCGTTCAGCGAACTGCTCTTGTGTCCACTTATGCTGTTGACGATATAGGCGGACATGGTTCGTCAGTTGCATCTGACGACCTCCTTTCCAGTTGTTTACATTGTAAAGTCTGTTTTACATTTTGTAAAGTGGACTTTACTTTTTAGACGTGAAAAAACCAATGCGTCGATTCGATGCATTGGTGTCGTCGTTCACGATGGACATTCGCTCTATCTTATTAAAGGGATGCGTCACCAGCGAACATCACATGACATGCGGCGTTATAATGACAGCTAGAAGACAAGCG
This region includes:
- a CDS encoding helix-turn-helix transcriptional regulator, whose protein sequence is MQLTNHVRLYRQQHKWTQEQFAERIGVTRQTVISLEKGSYTPSLLLAMQIARVFDRPVEELFQLEEDSK